One Helianthus annuus cultivar XRQ/B chromosome 7, HanXRQr2.0-SUNRISE, whole genome shotgun sequence genomic region harbors:
- the LOC110867231 gene encoding pectinesterase 2, whose product MTIQSAIDEARAACYKTRAIKSTYPNVPGKSLWGSCVDYFDRTAFTLNMVLNTHHDLQPTPLDVQTWLRAGLTYITVCHKGFELINMTNTMLPVITTSLTELIVNSLAISVIFPSCNTNGLVNVNFSDEYKLADLANEKPDVVVAQHGSGDFKSIQKAVDYAMIHRMPKKRFVIYVKAGIYKEYVEIPETVKYITMYGDGINKTIITGNRHCGGDMLKTSKVGDLQGSATFRGGLVVTAHGRNNDYEPIGYSFQGCKVTAAPEVNPSKHAKAFLGRPWFGLSRTVYMQSFLDGLVDPQGWLDSWGHKDTAYCGEYKNYGQVLLLIKGSIGPITMP is encoded by the exons ATGACCATACAATCAGCCATTGATGAAGCACGTGCGGCTTGTTACAAAACTCGCGCGATCAAGTCCACGTATCCAAATGTCCCGGGTAAAAGCTTGTGGGGTAGCTGCGTTGACTACTTTGACCGGACCGCGTTCACACTTAACATGGTCCTAAACACTCACCATGACCTCCAACCCACCCCACTAGACGTCCAAACATGGCTTAGAGCGGGTTTAACCTACATAACTGTTTGTCACAAAGGGTTTGAGTTGATTAACATGACCAACACCATGTTACCCGTAATAACTACCAGTTTGACCGAACTAATAGTTAACTCTTTAGCTATTAGTGTTATTTTTCCATCTTGTAATACTAATGGGCTTGTTAATGTGAATTTTAGCGACGAATACAAGCTTGCTGATTTGGCGAATGAAAAGCCCGACGTTGTGGTGGCTCAACATGGTTCGGGTGACTTTAAATCCATTCAAAAAGCGGTTGATTATGCGATGATTCACCGCATGCCCAAAAAGAGGTTTGTGATTTACGTGAAAGCTGGTATTTATAAAGAATACGTGGAGATACCAGAGACAGTTAAGTATATCACGATGTATGGTGACGGAATAAATAAGACGATCATAACCGGTAACCGACATTGTGGTGGTGACATGCTCAAAACCTCCAAGGTTGGTGACTTGCAGGGATCAGCAACTTTTA GAGGCGGGTTAGTAGTAACGGCTCATGGAAGAAACAATGATTACGAACCTATTGGGTATTCATTTCAAGGGTGTAAGGTAACCGCCGCACCCGAGGTTAATCCGAGTAAGCATGCAAAAGCATTTCTAGGAAGGCCATGGTTTGGGCTGAGTCGAACCGTTTATATGCAATCTTTTCTTGATGGGTTGGTGGACCCACAAGGGTGGCTTGATAGTTGGGGTCACAAGGATACTGCTTATTGCGGAGAGTACAAGAATTATGGCCAGGTTCTTCTACTAATCAAAGGGTCAATTGGCCCCATTACCATGCCATAA
- the LOC110867233 gene encoding pectinesterase 2, whose product MKVTLFLCFISLLLSFSSKPTTVTVAVTIGTITWWCRQTPHYKTCNHYVARRYSFTAPITAKQFLDVTIQSAIDEARAACNKTRAIKSTYPNVPGKSLWGSCVDYFDRTAFTLNMVLNPHHDLQPTPLDVQTWLSAGLTYITVCHKGFELINMTNTMLPVITTSLTELIVNSLAISVTFPSCNTNGLVNVNFNDEYKLADLANEKPDVVVAQHGSGDFKSIQKAVDYAMIHRMPKKRFVIYVKAGIYKEYVEIPETAKYITMYGDGINKTIITGNRHCGGDMLKTSKVGDLQGSATFKVWSRKFIARGITFRNTAGPQGGQALAVLSSSDKSTFYRCSFEGYQDTLLTMAYTQFYKECQIFGTVDFIFGSARAVFQDCNIFFRKPLPGGGLVVTAHGRNNDYEPTGYSFQGCMVTAAPELNPSKHTKAFLGRPWFGLSRTVYMQSFLDGLVDPQGWLDSWGHKDTAYCGEYMNYGPGSSTNQRVNWPHYHAITDPKTAKFFTVAHFISGYNWLPKTGVPFTAGFKNRSVLLN is encoded by the exons ATGAAAGTCACTCTTTTCCTTTGCTTTATTTCACTTCTCCTTTCTTTCTCATCAAAACCAACCACTGTCACTGTCGCTGTCACCATCGGCACCATAACCTGGTGGTGCCGCCAAACCCCGCACTACAAAACATGCAACCACTACGTCGCCAGACGCTACAGCTTCACCGCCCCCATAACGGCTAAACAATTCCTAGACGTGACCATACAATCAGCCATTGATGAAGCACGTGCGGCTTGTAACAAAACTCGTGCGATCAAGTCCACGTATCCAAATGTCCCGGGTAAAAGCTTGTGGGGTAGCTGCGTTGACTACTTTGACCGGACCGCGTTCACACTTAACATGGTCCTAAACCCTCACCATGACCTCCAACCCACCCCACTAGACGTCCAAACATGGCTTAGCGCGGGTTTAACCTACATAACTGTTTGTCACAAAGGGTTCGAGTTGATTAACATGACCAACACCATGTTACCCGTAATAACTACCAGTTTGACCGAACTAATAGTCAACTCTTTAGCTATTAGTGTTACTTTTCCATCTTGTAATACTAATGGGCTTGTTAATGTGAATTTTAACGACGAATACAAGCTTGCTGATTTGGCGAATGAAAAGCCcgatgttgtggtggctcaacATGGTTCGGGTGACTTTAAATCCATTCAAAAAGCGGTTGATTATGCGATGATTCACCGCATGCCCAAAAAGAGGTTTGTGATTTACGTGAAAGCTGGCATTTATAAAGAATATGTGGAGATACCAGAGACAGCTAAGTATATCACGATGTATGGTGACGGAATAAATAAGACGATCATAACCGGTAACCGACATTGTGGTGGTGACATGCTCAAAACCTCAAAGGTTGGTGACTTGCAGGGATCAGCAACTTTTA AAGTCTGGAGCCGCAAATTTATCGCCCGGGGCATCACATTCCGTAACACTGCAGGGCCACAGGGAGGTCAAGCCCTTGCGGTCCTATCTTCTTCCGACAAATCAACATTTTACCGCTGCAGCTTTGAAGGATACCAAGACACACTTCTTACTATGGCCTACACGCAATTCTATAAAGAATGCCAAATCTTTGGAACCGTAGATTTCATTTTTGGTAGCGCGAGAGCAGTTTTCCAAGATTGCAATATCTTTTTTCGAAAACCATTACCAGGAGGCGGGTTAGTAGTAACGGCTCATGGAAGAAACAATGATTACGAACCTACGGGGTATTCATTTCAAGGGTGTATGGTAACCGCCGCACCCGAGCTTAATCCGAGTAAGCATACAAAAGCATTTCTAGGAAGGCCATGGTTTGGGCTGAGTCGAACCGTTTATATGCAATCTTTTCTTGATGGGTTGGTGGACCCACAAGGGTGGCTTGATAGTTGGGGTCACAAGGATACTGCTTATTGCGGAGAGTACATGAATTATGGGCCAGGTTCTTCTACTAATCAAAGGGTCAATTGGCCCCATTACCATGCCATAACAGATCCAAAGACAGCTAAGTTTTTCACGGTGGCCCATTTCATTTCGGGTTATAATTGGCTTCCTAAAACCGGTGTTCCTTTTACAGCAGGGTTTAAAAACCGTTCCGTTCTACTAAATTGA